Proteins encoded by one window of Streptacidiphilus sp. PB12-B1b:
- a CDS encoding family 16 glycosylhydrolase, protein MSTPATPPATSGPAAPGSWRLVFHDDFDGASLDPARWTTCYDWNLGGCTNAGNHESEWYLPGQVAVGGGVLSLTATRRATIGSDGDSYAWRSGMVSTGRDSWAGTPRHTFEQGYFAASIRVPSGQGLFPAFWLMPDTRSTPPEIDIAEFAGSAPQVQMTLHWAGPGGADLHQQRRYGPLDLAAGYHVFALDWESTSLTWYVDGVSRYRLTDHIPDVPMEMLLNLAVGYPTEPPPSLGSAVMQVAWVRVWQH, encoded by the coding sequence GTGAGCACCCCGGCCACGCCCCCGGCGACCTCGGGCCCGGCCGCGCCCGGCAGCTGGCGGCTGGTCTTCCACGACGACTTCGACGGCGCCTCGCTGGACCCGGCCCGCTGGACCACCTGCTACGACTGGAACCTGGGCGGCTGCACCAACGCGGGCAACCACGAGTCGGAGTGGTACCTGCCCGGCCAGGTCGCCGTCGGCGGCGGCGTGCTCAGCCTGACCGCGACCCGCCGGGCCACGATCGGCTCGGACGGCGACAGCTACGCCTGGCGTTCCGGGATGGTCTCCACCGGCCGTGACTCCTGGGCGGGCACGCCCCGGCACACCTTCGAGCAGGGCTACTTCGCGGCGTCCATCCGGGTGCCCTCCGGGCAGGGGCTGTTCCCGGCGTTCTGGCTGATGCCGGACACCCGCTCGACCCCGCCGGAGATCGACATCGCCGAGTTCGCCGGAAGCGCGCCGCAGGTGCAGATGACCCTGCACTGGGCCGGTCCGGGCGGCGCCGATCTGCACCAGCAGCGGCGCTACGGCCCGCTGGACCTGGCCGCCGGCTACCACGTCTTCGCGCTCGACTGGGAGAGCACCTCGCTGACCTGGTACGTCGACGGGGTTTCCCGCTACCGGCTGACCGACCACATCCCGGACGTGCCCATGGAGATGCTGCTCAATCTGGCCGTGGGCTATCCCACCGAGCCGCCGCCCTCGCTGGGTTCGGCGGTGATGCAGGTGGCCTGGGTCCGTGTCTGGCAGCACTGA
- a CDS encoding polysaccharide deacetylase family protein has translation MTTVPVFLYHAVTDDPPAWIAPFTVTPRTFVEQLDRIADSGLSVIPLRRLVAAQRGGPDVPAHSAVLTFDDGFADFYWTVAPLLAERELPATLYVTTGAVHAPGGRATGSLLPPAPMLNWRQIASLDAYGVEIGGHSRTHAQLDTVPGRQLNDEVVLCKRELEDVVAHPVTAFAYPHGYSSPAVRRKVQKAGWSSACGVGYAFSSPADSPLRISRLMLRSDITSQQFQNWTAGRGAPVAPMPEQLRTKSWRAYRRLRAGLGRPVGGPPES, from the coding sequence GTGACCACCGTCCCGGTCTTCCTCTACCACGCGGTGACGGACGACCCGCCCGCGTGGATAGCGCCGTTCACGGTCACCCCGAGGACCTTCGTGGAGCAGCTGGACCGGATCGCCGACAGCGGACTGTCGGTGATCCCGCTGCGCCGACTGGTCGCCGCCCAGCGCGGCGGCCCCGACGTGCCCGCCCACAGCGCGGTGCTCACCTTCGACGACGGCTTCGCCGACTTCTACTGGACGGTGGCCCCGCTGCTGGCCGAACGCGAACTGCCCGCCACCCTCTACGTCACCACCGGCGCGGTGCACGCCCCCGGCGGTCGGGCCACCGGCAGCCTGCTGCCGCCCGCACCGATGCTGAACTGGCGTCAGATCGCCTCGCTGGACGCCTACGGCGTCGAGATCGGCGGCCACTCCCGCACCCATGCCCAGCTCGACACCGTGCCCGGACGCCAACTCAACGATGAAGTAGTGCTCTGCAAAAGGGAGTTGGAAGACGTGGTGGCGCACCCGGTGACCGCCTTCGCCTACCCGCACGGCTACTCCAGCCCGGCGGTGCGGCGCAAGGTGCAGAAGGCCGGATGGTCCTCGGCCTGCGGGGTCGGCTACGCGTTCAGCTCGCCGGCCGACAGCCCGCTGCGCATCTCCAGGCTGATGCTTCGATCTGACATCACGTCACAACAGTTCCAGAACTGGACCGCCGGGCGGGGCGCGCCAGTCGCGCCCATGCCCGAGCAGCTGCGCACCAAGAGCTGGCGCGCCTACCGCAGGCTCCGCGCCGGGCTCGGTCGGCCCGTCGGCGGTCCACCCGAGAGTTGA